One window of Thalassovita mediterranea genomic DNA carries:
- a CDS encoding SDR family NAD(P)-dependent oxidoreductase, translated as MAYVSQSAIGRVTPGLREASLIEWVTPDLVAAQPFVAALNASGFRVNAVTSPSGTASALLLAHGLASSRETLHADAVAALKINASQLESQGGTVILLQDTGGSFQPHDHRAWRGGLSGLARTAAREFAAATIRLIDIDVAGFGTALAASHLAEELLTGGTAPTAGLSPAGRYVPQDTDFTLPRNQPGRLGAQDVILVTGGARGVTADCVIELARRTGARFALLGRSEITPWPAGLPVTTDEKALRGALAKAAKDAGEKITPAALNSRARALLSGAQIRETLDAIARAGGEAHYIPADVSDPTALGAALANIRSQLGEITGLVHGAGVLADKLIREKTPEQIARVFGPKIGGLEALISQLDTSQLETVVFFSSVAARYGNAGQVDYAMANEILNRMAWWLKSTNPAAAITSINWGPWDGGMVDDGLRAKFAELGVPLISKAAGANAFADAVLAGAACPVELVAGAEIAHV; from the coding sequence GTGGCCTATGTCAGCCAATCCGCCATCGGGCGGGTGACACCGGGCCTGCGCGAAGCGTCGCTGATTGAGTGGGTGACCCCGGACCTTGTGGCCGCGCAGCCTTTCGTCGCCGCGCTCAACGCATCGGGCTTCAGGGTCAACGCCGTCACCAGCCCCAGCGGGACAGCCAGCGCCCTCCTCCTCGCCCACGGCCTCGCCAGCTCGCGAGAGACTTTGCACGCAGACGCCGTCGCAGCGCTGAAAATCAACGCCTCGCAACTCGAGTCCCAGGGCGGCACCGTTATCCTGCTTCAGGACACAGGCGGGAGCTTCCAGCCGCACGACCATCGGGCATGGCGCGGCGGGCTTTCTGGGCTTGCCCGCACCGCCGCACGGGAATTCGCTGCCGCCACAATCCGCCTTATCGATATCGACGTGGCTGGCTTCGGCACAGCCCTCGCGGCCAGCCATCTCGCCGAAGAACTGCTCACGGGCGGCACCGCGCCCACCGCAGGCCTCAGCCCTGCCGGTCGATACGTGCCACAGGACACAGACTTCACCCTGCCTCGCAACCAGCCCGGACGGCTGGGCGCTCAGGACGTCATCCTCGTCACCGGGGGCGCACGCGGCGTCACAGCTGATTGCGTGATTGAGCTCGCCCGGCGCACAGGCGCGCGCTTCGCGCTGCTTGGCCGCTCAGAAATTACGCCATGGCCCGCAGGCCTTCCTGTCACCACAGATGAAAAGGCGCTGCGCGGCGCCCTCGCCAAGGCGGCCAAGGACGCTGGCGAAAAGATCACGCCCGCCGCCCTGAACAGCCGCGCTCGCGCCCTCCTGTCTGGCGCTCAAATCCGCGAAACGCTGGACGCAATCGCCCGCGCTGGTGGTGAGGCGCACTACATCCCTGCAGACGTTTCCGACCCCACCGCCCTTGGCGCTGCCCTCGCCAATATCCGCAGCCAGCTGGGTGAGATTACAGGTCTCGTGCATGGCGCAGGTGTCCTTGCCGACAAGCTGATCCGCGAGAAGACGCCCGAACAGATCGCTCGCGTCTTCGGTCCCAAGATTGGCGGCCTCGAAGCCCTCATCTCGCAGCTCGACACGAGCCAGCTAGAAACCGTTGTCTTCTTCTCATCGGTCGCCGCCCGCTATGGCAATGCAGGCCAGGTCGACTACGCCATGGCGAACGAAATCCTGAACCGCATGGCCTGGTGGCTGAAATCGACCAACCCGGCCGCCGCCATCACCTCCATAAACTGGGGCCCATGGGATGGCGGCATGGTGGATGACGGCCTGCGCGCAAAATTCGCAGAACTTGGCGTCCCGCTGATCTCCAAGGCCGCCGGGGCCAACGCTTTTGCTGACGCGGTTCTCGCGGGCGCCGCCTGCCCGGTTGAACTCGTTGCCGGTGCGGAGATCGCGCATGTCTGA
- a CDS encoding acyltransferase domain-containing protein produces the protein MADRTSGPADIAIVGYGAMFPGRGDTPGFWRDIAEGVDTLGPVPPTHWLIEDYYDANPRARDKTYGERGGFLSPKGFDPLSFGIPPNQIDATDSAQLLALMVAQTALDEAEKATNGTIDRKRTSCILGVASATELVGHMSGRLQRPSWVKGLREAGLPETQVQAIADRISENFSEWKESTFPGLLGNVVAGRIANRMDLGGSNYVTDAACASSLSALHGAIHELRAGDSDLVLTGGVDALNDILMYMCFSKTPALSPTGDCRPFSDKADGTMLGEGIGILALRRLADAERDGNRIHAVIKGIGAGSDGRATAIYAPLPDGQARALERAYEQAGYDPRSVELVEAHGTGTKAGDAAEISGLKLVFCEEGESVSDPWCAIGSVKSQIGHTKSAAGSASLIKTVMALSRKALPPTLKVDQPAPALAGSPFYVNRELRPWIRDKSHARRASVSSFGFGGSNFHVTLEEYTGKLAPHPDRILPAELVMVSADTPDNLAKSIEAIASKLVHEEDLAIAASDSHASFAADAVCRAAITASDNKDFATKAAKLASLIRAGTAETAPLPKGASISLSKAAPGKLAYLMPGQGSQYVGMGRELALAFPEARAAWDFAASHKKAGKLGLHRLAFPPSAFNDADAKAQADTLTAMENAQPALAAASLAVLAVLEKSGLNADMAAGHSFGEIMALNAAGVLSDKDALSTAVKRAKLMSKAAADNEGAMLATQASSEQLAPILKNHPDVVIANDNAPTQTVLSGPVDAIETARLAIEAAGIKARRLPVASAFHSPIVAGAVAPFRKALGKTDFAKAEFPVFANASAKRYPLAYDKQRDLLAGQIESPVRFREIIEAMHEAGVTTFVEAGPGTVLTALVGQILPGKATAVALDDKKGSGLAAFLAGIGKLAVLGHEVDLEALFANMPASEPRKPRSKHAIDLTGANYNKPYPPKGGAAALPPPNAEKVRPRTVDTLSAPPDPIASKPTPPTPSSVKSPQPGPSPMTEPRQTAPASTAAQIHAQMTEAHNAYMQTLQAAHAQYMQATQAMLASASAVPAAAPQPQAAPAPQPVAPPAPAPVAAPPAPQPAPARAPAAPAPSPAPVMAAPAPAPAPAPAAPVAQDFTALVTSLVAEKTGYPSDMLEPDMDLEGELGVDSIKQVEILSALREKMPSLPEIEPEQIAELRTIAKIAAFLSPSASAAPAPAAPTVHANGNGYANGNGHHVAAPAPAPAAPPAAGRAGVNMTELVRNLIADKTGYPPEMLEDDMDLEGELGVDSIKQVEILSALREQMPNLPEVEPEQIAELRSIRKIADFFG, from the coding sequence ATGGCAGACAGAACGTCAGGACCAGCAGACATCGCAATCGTGGGCTATGGCGCCATGTTCCCGGGCCGCGGGGACACGCCGGGCTTCTGGCGTGATATCGCAGAAGGCGTCGATACGCTGGGGCCGGTCCCACCGACCCATTGGCTGATCGAGGACTATTACGATGCCAACCCGCGCGCCCGCGACAAGACCTATGGCGAGCGCGGCGGCTTTCTCTCGCCGAAGGGCTTCGACCCGCTCTCCTTTGGAATCCCGCCGAACCAGATCGACGCGACTGACAGCGCCCAGCTGCTCGCCCTCATGGTCGCCCAGACCGCACTGGATGAGGCTGAGAAGGCGACCAATGGCACGATCGACCGTAAGCGTACCTCTTGCATCCTCGGCGTTGCATCCGCGACCGAACTCGTCGGCCATATGTCAGGCCGCCTTCAGCGCCCCTCATGGGTAAAGGGCCTGCGCGAGGCCGGCCTGCCAGAAACGCAGGTGCAGGCAATCGCCGACAGGATTTCAGAGAATTTCTCCGAATGGAAGGAAAGCACCTTCCCCGGCCTTCTCGGCAATGTCGTTGCCGGGCGGATCGCCAACCGGATGGACCTTGGCGGCTCGAATTATGTGACCGATGCGGCCTGCGCCTCATCCCTCTCCGCGCTGCACGGCGCCATTCATGAGCTTCGCGCTGGCGACAGCGACCTTGTCCTGACGGGCGGTGTCGACGCGCTGAACGACATCCTCATGTATATGTGCTTCTCCAAGACGCCGGCCCTGTCGCCGACGGGCGATTGCCGTCCCTTCTCCGACAAGGCCGACGGCACCATGCTTGGCGAAGGGATCGGCATACTGGCGCTCCGCCGCCTCGCCGATGCTGAACGGGATGGCAACCGTATCCACGCTGTCATCAAAGGTATTGGCGCAGGTTCTGATGGCCGCGCCACGGCGATCTATGCGCCGCTGCCTGATGGGCAGGCCCGCGCGCTTGAGCGCGCCTATGAACAGGCGGGCTATGACCCGCGCTCCGTCGAACTGGTCGAAGCACACGGCACCGGCACGAAGGCTGGCGACGCCGCCGAAATCTCCGGCCTCAAGCTCGTCTTCTGCGAGGAAGGCGAAAGCGTCTCCGATCCGTGGTGCGCCATTGGCTCTGTGAAATCGCAGATCGGCCACACCAAGTCAGCTGCAGGCTCAGCCAGCCTCATCAAGACCGTCATGGCGCTTTCGCGCAAGGCGCTGCCGCCGACGCTGAAAGTCGACCAGCCCGCACCTGCGCTCGCTGGGTCACCTTTCTATGTAAACCGCGAGCTGCGCCCCTGGATCAGGGACAAATCGCATGCCCGCCGCGCCTCTGTCAGCTCCTTCGGCTTCGGCGGCTCAAACTTCCACGTCACGCTGGAAGAATATACCGGCAAGCTCGCCCCTCACCCCGACCGCATTTTGCCAGCCGAGCTGGTCATGGTTTCGGCCGATACGCCGGACAACCTCGCCAAGTCTATCGAGGCCATCGCTTCGAAGCTGGTGCATGAGGAAGACCTCGCCATCGCGGCCAGCGACAGCCACGCCTCATTTGCCGCTGACGCGGTCTGCCGCGCGGCCATTACGGCCAGCGACAATAAGGACTTCGCGACCAAGGCCGCAAAGCTTGCCTCGCTCATTCGCGCAGGCACAGCCGAAACTGCGCCCCTGCCGAAAGGCGCCAGCATCAGCCTCAGCAAGGCTGCGCCCGGAAAACTCGCCTATCTCATGCCCGGTCAGGGCAGCCAGTATGTCGGCATGGGCCGTGAGCTCGCGCTCGCTTTCCCTGAGGCGCGCGCCGCATGGGACTTTGCGGCAAGCCACAAGAAAGCGGGCAAGCTCGGCCTCCACCGGCTTGCCTTTCCACCATCTGCCTTCAATGACGCGGACGCCAAGGCGCAGGCAGATACGCTGACCGCGATGGAGAACGCACAGCCCGCGCTCGCAGCCGCGTCGCTGGCGGTTCTCGCTGTGCTGGAGAAGTCCGGCCTAAACGCCGACATGGCTGCGGGTCACAGCTTTGGTGAGATCATGGCGCTCAATGCCGCCGGCGTGCTCTCTGACAAGGACGCCCTCTCGACCGCCGTCAAACGCGCCAAGCTGATGAGCAAGGCCGCCGCCGACAATGAAGGCGCCATGCTGGCGACGCAGGCATCAAGCGAGCAACTAGCGCCAATTCTCAAGAACCACCCGGACGTCGTCATCGCCAATGACAATGCGCCGACCCAGACTGTGCTTTCCGGCCCAGTCGACGCCATCGAAACGGCCCGTCTCGCGATTGAAGCAGCAGGCATCAAGGCGCGCCGACTGCCGGTCGCCTCGGCTTTCCACTCGCCCATCGTCGCAGGGGCCGTTGCCCCGTTCCGCAAGGCGCTCGGCAAGACGGACTTTGCCAAGGCTGAATTCCCGGTCTTCGCCAATGCCTCGGCCAAACGCTACCCGCTTGCCTATGACAAGCAGCGCGACCTCCTCGCCGGACAGATCGAGAGCCCTGTGCGCTTCCGTGAGATCATTGAGGCGATGCATGAGGCCGGCGTCACCACCTTTGTTGAGGCTGGCCCCGGCACGGTGCTGACCGCGCTTGTCGGCCAGATTCTTCCCGGCAAGGCGACCGCCGTCGCGCTCGATGACAAGAAGGGCAGCGGCCTCGCCGCCTTCCTCGCTGGCATCGGCAAGCTGGCTGTGCTCGGCCATGAAGTCGACCTCGAAGCACTCTTTGCCAACATGCCAGCATCCGAACCGCGCAAACCCCGCTCCAAGCACGCGATCGATCTTACCGGCGCCAACTACAACAAGCCGTATCCGCCCAAAGGCGGCGCAGCGGCCCTCCCGCCGCCAAATGCAGAGAAGGTCCGGCCCAGGACTGTCGATACCTTATCAGCCCCTCCAGACCCGATTGCTTCAAAGCCAACGCCGCCAACACCTTCTTCTGTAAAGTCACCCCAGCCAGGACCTTCGCCCATGACTGAGCCCCGCCAGACCGCTCCCGCCTCCACCGCCGCGCAGATCCACGCGCAGATGACGGAGGCGCACAATGCCTACATGCAGACACTTCAGGCGGCGCATGCCCAGTATATGCAGGCAACGCAGGCGATGCTCGCCTCAGCCAGCGCCGTCCCTGCCGCCGCGCCGCAACCGCAGGCCGCGCCAGCGCCTCAGCCTGTGGCCCCGCCCGCGCCAGCACCAGTCGCAGCACCGCCTGCACCTCAACCTGCGCCAGCCCGCGCCCCGGCTGCGCCGGCACCTTCACCTGCACCGGTAATGGCAGCGCCTGCTCCCGCTCCAGCGCCAGCCCCTGCCGCGCCAGTGGCTCAGGATTTCACCGCGCTCGTAACCAGCCTGGTCGCTGAAAAGACCGGCTACCCGTCCGACATGCTCGAACCCGATATGGACCTTGAGGGGGAGCTCGGCGTCGACTCCATCAAACAGGTCGAGATCCTCTCTGCCCTGCGCGAAAAGATGCCGAGCCTGCCGGAAATCGAACCTGAACAGATCGCAGAGCTTCGCACGATCGCAAAGATCGCAGCCTTCCTCAGCCCATCGGCCAGCGCCGCGCCTGCTCCAGCGGCCCCGACCGTTCACGCCAATGGCAATGGCTATGCGAATGGCAACGGTCACCACGTCGCCGCGCCAGCGCCTGCCCCGGCAGCGCCACCCGCAGCAGGCCGGGCGGGCGTCAACATGACCGAACTTGTCCGCAATCTCATCGCTGACAAGACGGGCTATCCCCCTGAAATGCTTGAGGACGATATGGACCTTGAGGGCGAGCTTGGCGTCGACTCCATCAAGCAGGTCGAGATCCTCTCTGCCCTGCGTGAGCAGATGCCGAACCTGCCAGAGGTCGAACCGGAACAGATCGCAGAGCTGCGCTCCATCCGGAAGATCGCCGATTTTTTTGGCTAG
- a CDS encoding PfaD family polyunsaturated fatty acid/polyketide biosynthesis protein translates to MKVETRQPPLTKQDDQNDAAAVYADWLGDHAFTKTHGSRFAYIVGEMARGIATPRMVIAAVQAGLVGFYGSAGLKPETIAAGLDEIEAALGKGAPAWGANLIHTPQQPGYERAVVDLFLSRGVARVSASAFMQLSPEIVRYSAAGLSRAADGSIKRSTHVFAKVSRAEVARQFMAPAPDAILKQLVSRGDITPEQAEIAATVPVALDITAEADSGGHTDNRAAGPLFSSLVQARRQVCEEHGLNADDIRIGLGGGIGTPWAAAAAFQMGAAYIITGSVNQAAVESGLSLAGRKLLAEAGPADIAMAPAADMFEQGVEVQVLKRGTLFAMRGKRMREIHKTRASFADCTAQEQAFIETALGEPYATAWEKTRAYMSGTNPKELAKAEADPHHQLALVFRRYLFFGAQWAREGDESRLRDYQIWCGPAMGAFNEWVKGSPLEALETRTVKQIALNLLDGAAHLTRLQARRACGENIPQSAFDYRAGLFE, encoded by the coding sequence ATGAAGGTTGAGACGCGACAGCCCCCCTTAACCAAACAAGACGATCAGAACGACGCTGCAGCGGTCTACGCAGACTGGCTGGGCGATCATGCCTTTACCAAGACGCATGGCAGCCGCTTTGCCTATATCGTCGGCGAAATGGCGCGCGGCATTGCGACCCCGCGCATGGTCATTGCCGCGGTGCAGGCCGGGCTTGTCGGCTTTTACGGCAGCGCGGGCCTCAAGCCGGAAACGATTGCCGCAGGTCTTGATGAGATCGAGGCTGCCCTCGGCAAAGGCGCGCCCGCCTGGGGTGCCAACCTCATCCATACGCCGCAGCAGCCGGGCTATGAACGCGCCGTCGTCGACCTCTTCCTTTCGCGCGGTGTGGCCCGCGTCTCGGCCTCTGCCTTCATGCAGCTATCGCCTGAGATCGTCCGCTACAGTGCAGCAGGCCTGTCACGCGCCGCCGATGGCAGCATCAAGCGTAGCACGCACGTCTTCGCCAAGGTCTCGCGCGCCGAAGTTGCGCGCCAGTTCATGGCCCCTGCCCCCGATGCCATTCTGAAACAGCTTGTCTCCCGGGGGGACATCACACCCGAGCAGGCAGAGATCGCCGCCACCGTTCCGGTCGCGCTCGACATCACTGCTGAAGCCGATAGCGGCGGGCATACTGATAACCGCGCCGCTGGTCCGCTTTTTTCCTCGCTGGTTCAGGCGCGCCGCCAGGTCTGCGAAGAGCATGGCCTCAACGCCGACGATATCCGCATCGGCCTTGGCGGCGGTATCGGCACGCCCTGGGCCGCCGCCGCCGCTTTCCAGATGGGCGCAGCCTACATCATCACCGGCTCGGTCAATCAGGCTGCCGTGGAATCCGGTCTCTCTCTCGCCGGGCGCAAACTGCTCGCCGAAGCAGGCCCGGCAGATATCGCCATGGCTCCCGCCGCCGACATGTTCGAACAGGGTGTAGAGGTGCAGGTTCTCAAGCGCGGGACGCTGTTCGCCATGCGCGGCAAGCGGATGCGCGAGATTCACAAGACACGCGCCAGCTTTGCCGACTGTACGGCGCAGGAGCAGGCCTTCATCGAAACTGCGCTCGGTGAGCCCTATGCCACCGCTTGGGAGAAGACCCGCGCCTATATGAGCGGCACCAATCCCAAAGAGCTCGCAAAGGCCGAAGCCGACCCGCACCACCAGCTGGCGCTCGTCTTCCGGCGCTATCTGTTCTTCGGCGCGCAATGGGCGCGCGAGGGCGATGAGAGCCGGCTGCGCGACTATCAGATCTGGTGCGGCCCGGCGATGGGCGCCTTCAATGAATGGGTAAAGGGAAGCCCCCTTGAAGCGCTCGAGACGCGCACCGTGAAACAGATTGCGCTCAACCTGCTCGACGGGGCCGCGCATCTCACAAGGCTCCAGGCGCGGCGCGCGTGCGGAGAGAACATTCCACAATCTGCTTTCGACTACAGGGCGGGGCTTTTCGAGTAA
- a CDS encoding phosphoenolpyruvate carboxylase: MPTRKTPLDPARIRKFLRDHAEGIDRDPLTNSVFSFALQLFQDLEAGRTSLSSVAETVDVLHFDLLQARADQFRAQHTEIGKPKDAFAGVSAQLSALAKSDPERFREIVTRNAGGIVFTAHPTFALSQRLRRAFADYASQPGKSELATLKSVASDPQPDWPDQITLTHEHEEAQDAIANAQDAAGHYASLVVHTARKSLDDWRSLRPVLPTLASWVGYDLDGRTDIHWSQSITLRLREKAAQLAYYRGRLSNFAEFETLAALEKKLAAAQAHTEAAAEKFGQDLSDPDVLSDAANFLTAASDAKITDAAILTDPLTSLIENTETPDETAAALMILRAEIDALQLGTARIHLRVNAAQVRTVLQRDLDLETEDSELGRLALSKLSEMAGKTEVRPVNFADLFLEQSTARRQFMMCAQILKHIDAGSPIRFLIAESENPATVMGALHLTRQYGVDHALDISPLFETPEALETGGRFVERLLEEASFRDYVRTRGYLSIQLGFSDSGRFIGQVAGNMAIERIHSLIGRALGDVLPGTGLLVFNTHGESIGRGAYPGTFQQRHDHLLTPWTRGELFARDIQPIHEVSFQGGDGFLHFATPELSRATYAAFCEHILSEPPSTEDDAFYTQTDFVWDAYRALRNWHETLFVDHDYEEMLGGFTSGFLVKAGSRPVKRAGGPSGPSAIRAISHNAMLQQLGVPLNSACGIGSAMPREKERMRDIINASPRLHALIMLATRARMLTSLPVLRGYASVFDPHVWLAVSRHGDVSQAGALRRVADTLGENHTAASLQKIANRLSVDLIEFDALIASLDDAPSVESRHENRLDFHALHAIRQALMLYALSLTGRLSDLSARHDTSRSDIISLVLAMRIDEAADLLEEIYPPSRGEADLFQHINEPGHESGAQSRAGYDRIHQELIEPLRLCSGLISRLSIATSHAFGAWG; the protein is encoded by the coding sequence ATGCCGACCAGAAAGACGCCGCTTGACCCGGCCCGCATCCGCAAATTCCTGCGCGACCATGCCGAGGGCATTGATCGCGACCCGCTGACCAATTCGGTTTTCTCCTTCGCACTCCAGCTTTTTCAGGACCTTGAGGCCGGTCGCACCAGCCTCTCTAGCGTCGCAGAAACGGTGGACGTGCTGCACTTTGACCTACTGCAGGCGCGCGCCGACCAGTTCAGGGCCCAGCACACCGAGATCGGCAAACCGAAAGATGCGTTCGCCGGGGTGAGCGCGCAGCTCTCGGCTCTCGCGAAGTCGGACCCAGAGCGGTTTCGCGAAATCGTGACACGCAATGCGGGCGGCATCGTCTTCACAGCTCACCCGACCTTCGCGCTCTCCCAGCGTCTGCGGCGTGCCTTCGCGGACTATGCAAGCCAGCCCGGCAAGAGCGAACTCGCCACCCTCAAATCTGTCGCCAGCGACCCGCAGCCGGACTGGCCGGACCAGATCACGCTGACCCATGAGCATGAAGAGGCGCAGGACGCGATCGCGAATGCGCAGGACGCCGCCGGTCATTATGCCAGCCTCGTCGTGCACACGGCCCGAAAGTCCCTCGACGATTGGCGTAGCTTGCGCCCGGTCCTCCCCACACTCGCAAGCTGGGTCGGCTATGACCTTGATGGACGCACGGATATTCACTGGTCCCAATCGATCACGCTGCGCCTGCGCGAGAAGGCAGCCCAGCTCGCCTATTATCGCGGACGTCTCTCCAACTTCGCAGAATTCGAGACGCTGGCCGCGCTCGAGAAGAAACTAGCCGCTGCGCAGGCCCATACCGAAGCAGCCGCCGAAAAGTTCGGCCAGGACCTGTCAGACCCGGACGTTCTCAGCGACGCGGCCAATTTCCTGACCGCCGCCTCCGACGCAAAGATCACAGACGCGGCCATCCTGACCGATCCGCTGACGTCCTTGATCGAAAATACGGAAACACCTGACGAGACAGCCGCCGCCCTGATGATCCTGCGCGCCGAAATTGACGCGCTCCAGCTTGGCACGGCCCGCATCCATCTTCGCGTGAACGCCGCGCAAGTGCGCACCGTCCTTCAGCGCGACCTCGACCTCGAAACCGAAGACAGCGAGCTTGGCCGCCTTGCCCTCAGCAAGCTTTCTGAGATGGCCGGAAAGACCGAGGTGCGCCCTGTAAACTTCGCGGACCTCTTCCTCGAACAGTCCACCGCGCGGCGCCAGTTCATGATGTGCGCGCAGATCCTGAAACACATCGATGCGGGCTCACCGATCCGCTTCCTCATCGCAGAGAGCGAGAACCCCGCTACAGTGATGGGGGCGTTGCACCTTACCCGCCAGTACGGCGTCGACCACGCCCTCGATATCTCACCCCTGTTCGAAACACCGGAAGCGCTGGAAACTGGTGGGCGTTTCGTCGAGCGGCTGCTCGAGGAAGCCTCCTTCAGGGACTATGTCAGAACCCGCGGCTATCTCTCTATCCAGCTTGGTTTTTCAGACTCAGGCCGCTTCATCGGACAGGTCGCCGGCAATATGGCGATCGAGCGGATACACAGCCTGATCGGACGCGCGCTGGGCGACGTCCTGCCCGGCACGGGCCTCCTCGTTTTCAATACGCACGGCGAGTCGATCGGACGCGGCGCCTATCCCGGAACCTTCCAGCAGCGCCACGATCATCTGTTGACGCCATGGACACGCGGCGAACTTTTCGCCCGAGACATCCAGCCCATCCACGAAGTGAGCTTCCAGGGCGGCGACGGCTTCCTGCATTTTGCAACGCCAGAGCTTTCGCGCGCCACCTATGCCGCCTTCTGCGAACACATCCTGTCAGAGCCACCATCCACTGAGGATGACGCCTTCTACACACAGACAGACTTTGTCTGGGACGCCTACCGCGCGCTCCGAAACTGGCATGAGACGCTGTTTGTCGACCACGACTATGAGGAAATGCTGGGCGGTTTCACCTCTGGCTTCCTGGTCAAGGCAGGCTCGCGTCCGGTCAAACGCGCGGGCGGGCCAAGCGGGCCGTCTGCCATCCGCGCCATCTCCCACAATGCCATGCTCCAGCAGCTTGGCGTGCCGCTGAATTCCGCCTGCGGGATTGGCTCTGCCATGCCGCGCGAGAAAGAGCGGATGCGCGACATCATCAATGCCTCGCCGCGCCTCCATGCTCTCATCATGCTGGCCACCCGCGCCCGGATGCTGACCAGCCTGCCCGTCCTGCGTGGTTATGCCAGTGTCTTCGATCCGCATGTCTGGCTCGCAGTGTCGCGGCATGGCGATGTCTCACAGGCGGGCGCCCTTCGCCGTGTCGCAGATACGCTCGGCGAAAACCATACTGCCGCCAGCCTGCAGAAGATCGCCAACCGCCTCAGCGTAGACCTGATTGAGTTCGATGCACTGATCGCGTCGCTCGACGATGCGCCGAGTGTTGAGAGCCGGCATGAGAACCGGCTCGACTTCCATGCCCTGCACGCCATCCGTCAGGCGTTGATGCTGTACGCGCTCAGCCTCACGGGCCGCCTCAGTGACCTCTCTGCCCGCCACGACACCAGCCGCAGCGACATCATCTCGCTCGTTCTCGCCATGCGGATCGATGAAGCCGCTGATCTGCTGGAGGAAATCTATCCGCCGTCACGCGGCGAAGCTGACCTGTTCCAGCACATCAATGAGCCCGGCCATGAAAGCGGCGCGCAAAGCCGGGCGGGCTATGACAGAATCCACCAGGAATTGATAGAACCGCTGCGCCTCTGCAGCGGCCTCATATCGCGGCTATCAATCGCGACAAGTCATGCCTTCGGCGCATGGGGATAG
- a CDS encoding DUF2855 family protein, translated as MADVSELWINRSDYRKTKPVTRPQAPLEDGQVRVAIDKFAITSNNVSYAISGDAIGYWRFFPAEDGWGKVTVWGFGDVVESRSPDIAVGERLYGFFPMANETVLNVGSVKDDYFMDAAPHRADLAAVYNQYRRLSGEPEALRTMEDERSLYFPLFITSFVLYDYLTDNDYFGAEQVVIGSVSSKTGFGLAQFIKEDGKAGKRVIGLTSAGNKAFVENLGCCDEVLLYGEEEKIDQSVKTAYVDMSGNRDLTVTLHNHLQENMVESCMVGATHWESAGRASGLPGAEPRFFFAPSQIAKRNKDWGPGVLYMRASEASARLAREASKEIEVERVKGADAVAAIWRDFLDNKVAPSRGIMASL; from the coding sequence ATGGCTGATGTCAGCGAGCTCTGGATAAATCGCAGCGACTACCGGAAGACGAAACCTGTCACCCGGCCACAAGCCCCACTCGAGGACGGACAGGTCCGGGTCGCCATCGACAAGTTCGCGATCACCTCGAACAATGTGAGTTATGCGATCTCTGGTGACGCCATTGGCTATTGGCGCTTCTTTCCGGCCGAAGACGGCTGGGGCAAGGTCACCGTCTGGGGCTTTGGCGACGTCGTTGAATCGCGCAGTCCGGACATTGCGGTGGGTGAACGGCTCTATGGCTTCTTCCCGATGGCGAACGAAACAGTGCTCAACGTCGGGAGCGTTAAGGACGACTATTTCATGGACGCCGCCCCGCACCGTGCGGACCTCGCTGCGGTCTACAACCAGTACCGCCGCCTGTCCGGAGAGCCGGAAGCCCTGCGAACTATGGAAGATGAGCGCAGCCTCTATTTCCCGCTCTTCATCACCTCCTTCGTTCTCTACGACTATCTGACCGACAATGATTATTTCGGAGCGGAGCAGGTCGTGATCGGCTCGGTTTCATCGAAGACGGGCTTTGGCCTTGCCCAGTTCATCAAGGAGGATGGCAAGGCGGGCAAACGCGTCATCGGGCTGACTTCGGCGGGCAACAAGGCGTTCGTGGAAAACCTCGGCTGCTGCGATGAGGTCCTCCTCTATGGCGAGGAAGAGAAGATCGATCAGTCGGTAAAGACCGCCTATGTCGACATGTCCGGCAACCGCGACCTCACCGTGACGCTTCACAACCATCTTCAGGAAAACATGGTCGAGAGCTGCATGGTTGGCGCGACCCATTGGGAGAGCGCAGGCCGGGCGAGCGGCCTCCCTGGGGCAGAGCCGCGCTTCTTCTTTGCGCCGTCGCAGATTGCCAAGCGCAACAAGGATTGGGGCCCCGGCGTGCTCTATATGAGAGCCAGCGAGGCGAGCGCGCGCCTTGCCCGCGAGGCGTCGAAAGAGATCGAGGTTGAACGGGTAAAGGGCGCCGATGCGGTCGCCGCCATCTGGCGCGACTTCCTCGACAACAAGGTCGCCCCGAGCCGCGGCATCATGGCGTCGCTCTAG